The following proteins are co-located in the Salvelinus namaycush isolate Seneca chromosome 33, SaNama_1.0, whole genome shotgun sequence genome:
- the enosf1 gene encoding mitochondrial enolase superfamily member 1, translating into MPKKIIRLTVRDVRFPTSLEQHGSDAMHTDPDYSVAYVVIETDQGMQGYGLTFTVGRGTEIVVCAVEALSALVVGKSLEEIVSDFRGFYRLLTSDGQMRWIGPEKGVIQLATAAVLNAVWDLWARSEGKPLWKLLVDMDPSKLISCIDFRYITDALTEQEALDILVKAQTGKQQRVDQMLKEGYPAYTTSCAWLGYSDQLLKQLCTDALNDGWTKFKVKVGADLEDDIRRCSLIRQMIGPHNTLMIDANQRWDVGEAITWVTRLAEYKPLWIEEPTSPDDILGHATISKALAPLGIGVATGEQCHNRVMFKQFLQASALQFVQIDSCRLGSVNENLAVLLMAHKFKVPVCPHAGGVGLCELVQHLILFDYISVSASLDNRMCEFVDHLHQHFKSPVVIQNAHYMPPKDPGYSCEMLESSVQTHQYPQGQVWKKLQ; encoded by the exons CACACCGACCCGGACTACTCTGTCGCCTATGTTGTCATCGAAACTGATCAAGGAATGCAAGGATATGGGTTGACTTTTACTGTGGGGAGAGGCACAGAAATTG TTGTGTGTGCTGTGGAAGCCCTGTCAGCCCTAGTTGTGGGGAAATCTCTAGAGGAGATTGTGAGTGACTTCCGTGGATTTTACCGTCTCCTCACCAGCGATGGACAGATGCGATGG ATTGGACCAGAGAAAGGAGTCATTCAGTTGGCCACTGCGGCGGTCTTGAATGCAGTATGGGACCTCTGGGCACGGTCCGAGGGCAAG CCACTGTGGAAGCTGCTTGTTGACATG GACCCCAGCAAGCTCATCTCATGCATCGACTTCAGATATATCACTGATGCCCTTACTGAACAGGAGGCCCTTG aTATACTTGTGAAAGCTCAGACGGGGAAGCAGCAGAGAG TGGACCAGATGCTGAAGGAGGGTTATCCTGCCTATACCACCTCCTGTGCCTGGCTAGGATACTCCGACCAGCTGCTGAAACAG CTGTGCACCGATGCACTAAATGATGGATGGACCAAGTTCAAAGTGAAGGTGGGGGCTGACCTAGAGGATGACATTCGCCGGTGTAGCCTCATACGGCAGATGATTGGACCCCACAACACACTG ATGATTGATGCTAACCAAAGGTGGGACGTAGGCGAGGCCATAACCTGGGTGACCAGGCTGGCTGAGTACAAACCCCTGTGGATCGAAGAGCCCACCTCCCCTGACGATATCCTGGGACATGCTACCATCTCCAAG GCCTTGGCTCCGCTTGGCATTGGAGTGGCCACAGGAGAACAG TGCCATAATAGAGTGATGTTCAAGCAGTTCCTCCAGGCGTCAGCATTGCAGTTTGTCCAGATTGACAGCTGTAGACTGGGCAGTGTCAACGAGAACCTAGCCGTGCTGCTCATGGCCCACAAGTTCAAGG TGCCTGTGTGTCCTCATGCTGGAGGTGTTGGACTGTGTGAGCTGGTTCAGCACCTGATTCTCTTTGACTACATCTCTGTGTCTGCCAGTCTTGACAACCG GATGTGTGAATTTGTGGACCACCTCCATCAGCACTTCAAAAGCCCTGTTGTGATTCAGAACGCCCACTACATGCCTCCAAAG GATCCAGGCTACTCCTGTGAGATGTTGGAGTCGTCAGTGCAGACACACCAGTACCCTCAGGGGCAAGTGTGGAAGAAGCTCCAGTGA
- the LOC120028092 gene encoding nuclear factor 7, brain-like yields MASRSSLLEEDLSCPVCGEIFKCPLILSCSHSFCKECLEKTWKKTPSRGCPLCRSTSSMELPNLALKNLCESFLQMTEKRGETSLDEVSFQTGLKPLEEKLKDFKKIQQICDQTTKHIKSQAQNTERQIEEEFEKLYQFLRQEEKARIAAVREEEQQKIQMMKKIEEMTRGTLSLSDTIRDIEELRTEDISLVQDPVHTAQSKAALRSTDKCSQTPGQPAVQNLGEDARDHQTQ; encoded by the exons ATGGCTTCCAGATCGTCTCTCCTAGAGGAGGATCTCTCTTGTCCTGTGTGTGGGGAAATCTTCAAGTGTCCTCTCATCCTGTCCTGTAGCCACAGCTTCTGTAAAGAATGTCTGGAGAAGACCTGGAAAAAGACCCCGTCTCGGGGCTGTCCACTTTGCAGGAGCACATCTTCGATGGAATTACCTAACCTGGCTTTGAAGAACTTGTGTGAGTCCTTCTTACAGATGACTGAAAAGAGAGGTGAGACGAGTCTG GATGAAGTCTCATTCCAGACTGGCCTAAAGCCCCTTGAAGAGAAGCTGAAGGACTTTAAGAAAATTCAACAAATCTGTGATCAAACAACTAAACACATTAAG AGCCAGGCCCAGAACACAGAGAGGCAGATTGAGGAGGAGTTTGAGAAGCTTTACCAGTTTCTACGACAGGAAGAGAAGGCCAGGATAGCTGCAGTGAGGGAGGAAGAGCAGCAGAAGATTCAGATGATGAAGAAGATTGAAGAGATGACCAGGGGTACATTATCACTTTCAGACACGATCAGAGACATAGAGGAGCTGCGAACTGAAGACATCTCATTGGTGCAG GACCCAGTGCACACTGCCCAATCCAAAGCTGCTCTCAGGAGCACTGATAAATGTAGCCAAACACCTGGGCAACCTGCAGTTCAGAATCTGGGAGAAGATGCAAGGGATCATCAAACACAGTGA
- the LOC120027640 gene encoding zinc-binding protein A33-like, translated as NSPGHKLLIVYIIFSNQQNVFLCLTAPVILDPNTAAPWLSLSDDLTSVSQKWQQQPTNLERFENYQIVLGSEGFSSGKHSWEVEVGDHPLWDMGVAEESIERKKNLTVSPECGIWAIWLRNSKYIAGVGEILPLQRRPERIKVQLDYDSGEVSFYDSKYMTHIYTYKDIKFKERMYPYCMVGPSSNATNPDIKICPSEVSLTMLSQ; from the coding sequence AACTCCCCAGGTCACAAATTATTGATCGTTTATATTATATTCTCTAACCAACAGAATGTCTTTCTTTGTCTTACAGCTCCCGTGATTCTGGACCCCAACACTGCTGCCCCTTGGCTGTCTCTGTCTGATGATCTGACCAGTGTGAGTCAAAAATGGCAGCAGCAACCTACGAACCTAGAACGGTTTGAGAATTATCAAATTGTACTGGGCTCTGAAGGGTTCAGCTCAGGAAAGCACAGctgggaggtggaggtgggggacCATCCTCTCTGGGATATGGGTGTGGCCGAAGAGTCCATCGAGAGGAAGAAAAATCTGACTGTATCACCAGAATGTGGAATCTGGGCTATTTGGTTGAGGAACAGCAAGTACATAGCAGGAGTAGGCGAGATCCTCCCTCTGCAGAGGAGACCCGAGAGGATCAAAGTGCAGCTGGACTATGACAGTGGGGAAGTATCTTTCTACGACTCCAAATATATGACTCACATCTACACTTACAAAGACATCAAATTTAAAGAGAGGATGTACCCATACTGTATGGTTGGACCCAGTAGTAATGCCACCAACCCTGATATAAAGATCTGCCCATCAGAGGTGTCTCTGACAATGTTATCTCAGTga